A stretch of the Streptomyces venezuelae genome encodes the following:
- a CDS encoding 50S ribosomal protein bL37 yields the protein MSKRGNKRRARKKKGANHGKRPNA from the coding sequence ATGTCGAAGCGAGGCAACAAGCGACGGGCCCGCAAGAAGAAGGGCGCCAACCACGGGAAGCGCCCCAACGCCTGA